Proteins found in one Pocillopora verrucosa isolate sample1 chromosome 12, ASM3666991v2, whole genome shotgun sequence genomic segment:
- the LOC131777970 gene encoding uncharacterized protein translates to MTSPASAIQELDCFSAYVRLPHSSGRGFEIYSNLHALLDPPEPQDGMSSCRSALLVLCFLVYSSQASPVYKKLVDVEEYRLHIHESGEDFNETLRIDEKEQTELFKVPAHRNIEKSDIMFDFKMNATMIHFPLKGLCFLLPLTRSQPTPRNLATNLHQVSSEEVTTHKETVRIGKEITDRSILSDSTARLCSKSRIFRVTEIPSEVDVTKMNPPAIRRARRQSYVYELCDDGLDLQQAAATCPFQFIPKCKVEYLSCAWLVNCQGLMGMAFRKRVSADNYIATNRANVRTNIHIGGSRKVTCLPTHLQYSIVCCGYYCDT, encoded by the exons ATGACTTCTCCAGCTTCAGCGATTCAAGAACTTGACTGTTTCAGCGCCTATGTTCGTCTTCCGCATTCTTCAGGTCGTGGATTTGAGATCTACTCAAACCTACATGCTTTATTAGATCCTCCTGAACCTCAAGATGG GATGTCTTCATGTCGGTCTGCCCTTCTGGTCCTGTGCTTCCTTGTCTATTCATCTCAAGCCTCACCTGTTTACAAAAAG CTCGTGGATGTCGAGGAATATCGTCTCCATATTCATGAATCTGGAGAAGATTTCAACGAGACGCTTAGAATTGACGAGAAGGAACAAACGGAACTGTTTAAGGTTCCAGCCcacagaaatattgaaaagtcTGATATAATGTTTGACTTTAAAATG AATGCAACAATGATTCATTTTCCACTCAAGGGCTTGTGCTTTCTTCTTCCACTGACACGCAGTCAGCCTACACCAAGAAATCTTGCCACGAACTTGCATCAG GTTTCCAGCGAAGAAGTCACGACACATAAAGAAACCGTTAGAATTGGTAAAGAAATTACCGACCGTTCGATCCTAAGTGACAGCACAGCAAGACTTTGCTCCAAATCCCGGATCTTCCGTGTAACAGAAATACCGAGCGAAGTTGACGTCACAAAAATGAATCCACCTGCTATAC GACGAGCTCGCAGACAGAGTTATGTCTATGAACTGTGCGACGATGGATTGGACCTCCAGCAAGCGGCCGCTACTTGTCCTTTTCAATTCATACCAAAGTGCAAAGTAGAATACTTGTCGTGTGCTTGGCTTGTAAATTGTCAAGGACTGATGGGTATGGCATTTAGAAAGCGTGTTTCAGCTGATAATTATATAGCAACCAACCGAGCTAACGTTAGGACTAATATTCACATTGGAGGCAGTAGAAAAGTCACATGCCTACCCACTCACCTACAGTACTCAATTGTTTGTTGTGGTTACTATTGTGACACTTGA
- the LOC131778076 gene encoding uncharacterized protein yields MRSLFDDSSLLVSLENHKAFQMERKQTRPAYLPLFTNQNVLLRSFRTANRCYLAWFIAILRYVMRKLKIFILKDHYTVMGMIMRVKFMSCTFVCLIFVTIIMMKFRLNSSSQWRRSLDYEIMCLSKQRVYINGRFVCENNQGVKYLSYQPPGGGWNNQRVAFENAVILAKLLNRTLIVHPLAPHQEILRLKRSRKISAGYEVYNMLPANKLLPLSKVIDLKELSKLLPVKEVISSHQQFVKDYHHLTWRQVCHNGLVGIWVDAIPKKTDNENWTLLQQHINSNLPNPGDLPLYRRICREELKQFGNSSFRPVWGIRDELSEKQEEMLYFSEGSLYNRELLFFDKHAVLSIHDWIIRFIHFAPDIRKRVKTVLQMIGRPFSAIHVRRTDHPSSSGVKQEFWLNRLKARNALNLTKTLYIATDEQNKDWFKPFSDEGYNLFFPEDFLNELRFENEGPAIVQDILGLCEQLICAYADHFVGSYYSTFTMYIKRLRRQFSWKNGMLKKPETTIVWIGSTDNKS; encoded by the coding sequence ATGAGGTCATTGTTCGATGACTCTTCTTTGCTTGTTTCTCTTGAAAACCACAAAGCATTTCAAATGGAGAGGAAACAAACCAGGCCAGCCTATTTACCGTTGTTTACAAACCAAAATGTTCTGCTTCGTTCGTTCAGGACAGCAAACAGGTGTTACCTCGCTTGGTTTATTGCCATACTTCGATACGTGATGcgtaaactgaaaattttcatcctTAAAGATCACTATACTGTGATGGGAATGATTATGAGAGTTAAGTTCATGTCTTGTACTTTTGTTTGTCTCATTTTCGTGACTATCATTATGATGAAATTTCGACTCAATTCTTCAAGTCAGTGGAGAAGATCTTTAGACTACGAAATAATGTGTTTATCTAAACAACGCGTGTATATCAACGGGCGATTCGTATGTGAAAACAACCAAGGAGTGAAATATTTGTCTTATCAACCTCCTGGTGGGGGATGGAATAACCAGCGCGTCGCTTTCGAAAATGCGGTTATTTTAGCCAAGCTGTTAAACAGAACTCTTATAGTTCATCCATTAGCTCCACACCAGGAAATACTTCGCTTGAAGAGAAGTCGAAAGATATCTGCTGGTTATGAAGTATACAACATGCTACCCGCAAACAAGTTGCTACCACTGTCTAAAGTCATTGACCTGAAAGAGTTGTCTAAACTACTTCCAGTCAAGGAAGTCATTTCTAGTCATCAACAGTTCGTAAAAGACTACCATCACTTAACCTGGAGACAAGTTTGTCACAACGGTCTGGTAGGGATTTGGGTTGATGCGATTCCCAAAAAGACGGATAATGAAAACTGGACTCTTCTCCAACAGCACATAAACTCGAATTTGCCAAATCCTGGTGACCTACCCCTTTATCGTCGAATCTGCAGGGAAGAATTGAAACAGTTTGGCAATTCAAGTTTTCGACCTGTGTGGGGAATAAGGGACGAACTGTCGGAAAAACAGGAAGAAATGCTATATTTTTCCGAAGGATCTTTGTACAACAGGGAATTGTTATTTTTCGATAAGCATGCTGTTTTAAGCATTCATGATTGGATAATAAGATTTATTCATTTTGCGCCCGATATTCGCAAACGGGTCAAGACAGTCTTGCAAATGATAGGTCGCCCTTTCAGCGCAATTCACGTTCGAAGGACAGATCATCCTTCTAGCTCTGGCGTGAAGCAAGAATTCTGGCTAAATCGTTTAAAGGCGCGTAATGCTCTCAACCTAACTAAAACTCTTTATATAGCAACCGACGAACAAAACAAGGATTGGTTTAAGCCCTTCAGTGACGAAggatataatttattttttcctgaggATTTTCTCAATGAGCTACGCTTTGAAAATGAAGGTCCTGCTATTGTTCAAGACATACTGGGCTTGTGCGAGCAGCTAATTTGCGCTTATGCAGATCATTTTGTCGGATCATATTATTCCACGTTCACAATGTACATCAAGCGATTGAGGAGACAATTCTCGTGGAAAAATGGAATGTTGAAGAAGCCTGAAACCACTATTGTATggattggatcaactgataacaaaAGTTAA
- the LOC131777993 gene encoding leishmanolysin-like peptidase isoform X1 has translation MMAKKDCIHCSSARTGVTHRTKQCKRRTSSDNLILLCSLYALCLIKPVAHAHHWIPKRNEMNHYVHVGPAHIVKRQAFSQKMRFEVVYDDSIGDLDEEKYGLITGKLIPEAVDYFHEAFSVKPTKQAIKLQRTCQNNAYFLKNLKGDSAGDIQFCKLNCVNTQCGPVNVPGDHLDQCRVCDKDGVKCFNVPGEEWESGMGVESRDFILYVSCIQTDHCNAANAVAYASYCQQEHALDRPVAGFANICPKRLDTDPRHYPNLLSTVKHEIFHALGFSAGLFAFYRNEHGVPYTPREKHGLPPYNEKYGLYQWSPKIVQRIERKQWATRHGDVSHQVHMIVTPRVKREVRRHFNCPSLEGAEIENQGGIGTEYTHWEKRLFENEAMTGTYTQNPVFSRITFALMEDTGWYKPNYSLADELDWGKGLGCLFTKASCKTWMEKHLREKLPAVPFCYAIKKTPLHMRCTHSKLSVALCNLRKYGRAIPEEYQYFNHLPISETSPGSGELGSARGVVIRDTAWYGGAVPLADYCPFYQKFTLTETDGAKRETTCTVPENAPARLDNYALEHYGPSAKCVEQGRAWLAKKGFLTRTMVDWGSGCYRFHCDGGLQVEVGGEFYTCHRKGQHLEILGSLNDWKINGSLICPSCEEFCGVHKGCPQEMKSSSEGIAFVEGERPNRRNNAHSFRISTSELIYFIISRVFLIFTVMGCFVPSFHFLDIFV, from the exons ATGATGGCAAAAAAAG ATTGCATTCACTGCTCTAGCGCGAGAACTGGAGTAACACACAGGACGAAGCAGTGCAAGAGAAGGACATCATCTGATAATCTGATTCTCCTTTGTTCCCTCTATGCCCTGTGCTTGATAAAACCTGTGGCGCATGCGCATCACTGGATACCGAAGAGAAACGAAATGAACCACTATGTTCACGTTGGACCAGCACATATTGTAAAACGACAAGCATTTTCGCAGAAAATGCGCTTCGAAGTTGTATATGACGATAGTATTGGGGATTTGGACGAGGAAAAGTACGGTTTAATTACAGGAAAACTCATTCCAGAGGCAGTAGATTATTTTCATGAAGCTTTCAGCGTAAAGCCAACTAAGCAAGCTATAAAGTTACAACGGACGTGTCAAAATAATGCTTACTTTCTGAAAAACCTAAAAGGAGACTCTGCAGGCGATATTCAGTTTTGTAAGCTAAATTGTGTTAACACGCAGTGCGGGCCTGTGAACGTGCCTGGCGACCACCTAGATCAATGTCGCGTGTGTGATAAGGATGGTGTCAAGTGTTTCAATGTCCCGGGTGAGGAGTGGGAGTCAGGAATGGGTGTAGAGTCACGTGATTTTATACTGTACGTGTCTTGCATCCAAACGGACCACTGCAATGCGGCAAATGCAGTAGCGTACGCATCCTATTGTCAACAGGAGCATGCACTCGACAGACCTGTTGCTGGGTTTGCTAATATCTGCCCTAAACGCTTAGATACGGATCCCAGACACTACCCGAACTTGCTGTCTACTGTAAAGCATGAAATATTCCACGCTCTGGGATTCAGTGCGGGACTTTTCGCGTTTTACAGAAATGAGCACGGTGTGCCATACACGCCGAGAGAAAAACACGGTCTACCTCCGTACAACGAGAAATACGGTTTGTATCAATGGAGCCCCAAAATAGTTCAAAGAATAGAACGAAAGCAATGGGCGACGCGGCACGGAGACGTGTCACATCAGGTTCACATGATTGTGACGCCACGAGTAAAGCGGGAAGTACGAAGGCATTTTAACTGCCCGAGTTTGGAAGGAGCCGAGATCGAAAACCAGGGCGGTATAGGAACAGAATACACTCACTGGGAAAAGCGTTTATTTGAGAATGAAGCCATGACAGGTACTTACACGCAAAATCCTGTTTTCTCAAGGATAACCTTTGCTCTTATGGAAGATACAGGCTGGTATAAACCAAACTACAGCCTAGCGGATGAACTCGATTGGGGAAAGGGACTCGGTTGTCTTTTTACCAAAGCGAGCTGTAAAACATGGATGGAGAAACACCTACGAGAAAAGCTACCTGCGGTGCCTTTCTGCTACGCCATCAAGAAAACTCCTCTGCACATGCGGTGTACCCACAGTAAGCTGTCGGTAGCTTTGTGTAACCTTCGTAAGTACGGCCGGGCCATACCAGAAGAGTATCAATATTTTAATCATCTACCAATCAGCGAAACAAGCCCAGGCTCAGGAGAGCTCGGCAGTGCGCGTGGCGTGGTTATTCGAGACACCGCGTGGTACGGTGGCGCTGTTCCATTAGCAGACTACTGCCCGTTCTATCAGAAATTCACTTTAACCGAAACGGATGGCGCAAAACGTGAAACAACGTGCACAGTGCCAGAGAACGCACCCGCCCGCCTTGATAACTACGCTTTGGAACATTACGGTCCAAGCGCGAAGTGCGTCGAACAAGGTCGCGCATGGTTGGCCAAGAAGGGATTTTTAACAAGAACAATGGTGGATTGGGGAAGCGGATGTTACAGGTTCCATTGCGACGGAGGATTGCAGGTGGAGGTTGGAGGGGAGTTTTACACTTGTCATCGCAAGGGACAACATCTTGAAATTCTGGGCTCCCTGAACGACTGGAAGATTAATGGCTCACTGATTTGTCCCTCTTGCGAAGAATTCTGCGGCGTCCATAAAGGCTGTCCACAGGAAATGAAAAGTTCTTCCGAAGGGATTGCGTTTGTTGAAGGAGAGAGACCAAACCGTAGAAACAATGCTCACAGTTTTAGGATATCGACCtcagaactaatttatttcataatttcaagagtctttttaatttttactgtgATGGGGTGTTTTGTTCCCTCTTTTCATTTCTTAGatatttttgtctga
- the LOC131777993 gene encoding leishmanolysin-like peptidase isoform X2, translated as MNHYVHVGPAHIVKRQAFSQKMRFEVVYDDSIGDLDEEKYGLITGKLIPEAVDYFHEAFSVKPTKQAIKLQRTCQNNAYFLKNLKGDSAGDIQFCKLNCVNTQCGPVNVPGDHLDQCRVCDKDGVKCFNVPGEEWESGMGVESRDFILYVSCIQTDHCNAANAVAYASYCQQEHALDRPVAGFANICPKRLDTDPRHYPNLLSTVKHEIFHALGFSAGLFAFYRNEHGVPYTPREKHGLPPYNEKYGLYQWSPKIVQRIERKQWATRHGDVSHQVHMIVTPRVKREVRRHFNCPSLEGAEIENQGGIGTEYTHWEKRLFENEAMTGTYTQNPVFSRITFALMEDTGWYKPNYSLADELDWGKGLGCLFTKASCKTWMEKHLREKLPAVPFCYAIKKTPLHMRCTHSKLSVALCNLRKYGRAIPEEYQYFNHLPISETSPGSGELGSARGVVIRDTAWYGGAVPLADYCPFYQKFTLTETDGAKRETTCTVPENAPARLDNYALEHYGPSAKCVEQGRAWLAKKGFLTRTMVDWGSGCYRFHCDGGLQVEVGGEFYTCHRKGQHLEILGSLNDWKINGSLICPSCEEFCGVHKGCPQEMKSSSEGIAFVEGERPNRRNNAHSFRISTSELIYFIISRVFLIFTVMGCFVPSFHFLDIFV; from the coding sequence ATGAACCACTATGTTCACGTTGGACCAGCACATATTGTAAAACGACAAGCATTTTCGCAGAAAATGCGCTTCGAAGTTGTATATGACGATAGTATTGGGGATTTGGACGAGGAAAAGTACGGTTTAATTACAGGAAAACTCATTCCAGAGGCAGTAGATTATTTTCATGAAGCTTTCAGCGTAAAGCCAACTAAGCAAGCTATAAAGTTACAACGGACGTGTCAAAATAATGCTTACTTTCTGAAAAACCTAAAAGGAGACTCTGCAGGCGATATTCAGTTTTGTAAGCTAAATTGTGTTAACACGCAGTGCGGGCCTGTGAACGTGCCTGGCGACCACCTAGATCAATGTCGCGTGTGTGATAAGGATGGTGTCAAGTGTTTCAATGTCCCGGGTGAGGAGTGGGAGTCAGGAATGGGTGTAGAGTCACGTGATTTTATACTGTACGTGTCTTGCATCCAAACGGACCACTGCAATGCGGCAAATGCAGTAGCGTACGCATCCTATTGTCAACAGGAGCATGCACTCGACAGACCTGTTGCTGGGTTTGCTAATATCTGCCCTAAACGCTTAGATACGGATCCCAGACACTACCCGAACTTGCTGTCTACTGTAAAGCATGAAATATTCCACGCTCTGGGATTCAGTGCGGGACTTTTCGCGTTTTACAGAAATGAGCACGGTGTGCCATACACGCCGAGAGAAAAACACGGTCTACCTCCGTACAACGAGAAATACGGTTTGTATCAATGGAGCCCCAAAATAGTTCAAAGAATAGAACGAAAGCAATGGGCGACGCGGCACGGAGACGTGTCACATCAGGTTCACATGATTGTGACGCCACGAGTAAAGCGGGAAGTACGAAGGCATTTTAACTGCCCGAGTTTGGAAGGAGCCGAGATCGAAAACCAGGGCGGTATAGGAACAGAATACACTCACTGGGAAAAGCGTTTATTTGAGAATGAAGCCATGACAGGTACTTACACGCAAAATCCTGTTTTCTCAAGGATAACCTTTGCTCTTATGGAAGATACAGGCTGGTATAAACCAAACTACAGCCTAGCGGATGAACTCGATTGGGGAAAGGGACTCGGTTGTCTTTTTACCAAAGCGAGCTGTAAAACATGGATGGAGAAACACCTACGAGAAAAGCTACCTGCGGTGCCTTTCTGCTACGCCATCAAGAAAACTCCTCTGCACATGCGGTGTACCCACAGTAAGCTGTCGGTAGCTTTGTGTAACCTTCGTAAGTACGGCCGGGCCATACCAGAAGAGTATCAATATTTTAATCATCTACCAATCAGCGAAACAAGCCCAGGCTCAGGAGAGCTCGGCAGTGCGCGTGGCGTGGTTATTCGAGACACCGCGTGGTACGGTGGCGCTGTTCCATTAGCAGACTACTGCCCGTTCTATCAGAAATTCACTTTAACCGAAACGGATGGCGCAAAACGTGAAACAACGTGCACAGTGCCAGAGAACGCACCCGCCCGCCTTGATAACTACGCTTTGGAACATTACGGTCCAAGCGCGAAGTGCGTCGAACAAGGTCGCGCATGGTTGGCCAAGAAGGGATTTTTAACAAGAACAATGGTGGATTGGGGAAGCGGATGTTACAGGTTCCATTGCGACGGAGGATTGCAGGTGGAGGTTGGAGGGGAGTTTTACACTTGTCATCGCAAGGGACAACATCTTGAAATTCTGGGCTCCCTGAACGACTGGAAGATTAATGGCTCACTGATTTGTCCCTCTTGCGAAGAATTCTGCGGCGTCCATAAAGGCTGTCCACAGGAAATGAAAAGTTCTTCCGAAGGGATTGCGTTTGTTGAAGGAGAGAGACCAAACCGTAGAAACAATGCTCACAGTTTTAGGATATCGACCtcagaactaatttatttcataatttcaagagtctttttaatttttactgtgATGGGGTGTTTTGTTCCCTCTTTTCATTTCTTAGatatttttgtctga
- the LOC131778061 gene encoding uncharacterized protein, which yields MPGTKDIVDRVCFPNVLRNCSLTSLKRIFDFFVVMVLVMVSLTLIYRPAKIFRRHRRTLRYEEPVADVVLSSDFSDDGFFFIPFHEKEKYLSYEPPVGSWSKQLQAFENAVIISKMLNRTLLAQPLASELEIKRLSRVVQRTFQPDSKVFDILDRKFTVPISSIVDLNHLSKLIRVRSVPHRQFVNNFENLTRFDVCHRDSVGFWVDFVPSATNKNAWKVLEAQNFSPLSFPVSAVDPACDYGLEVKSGSYHPKPVIRGIISELSSVKEDVLYFRAGSIATSDIRFLSRRRTALAQEWTDNYIRFTRYVQEKFQRIMANIKQPYNAMLISRNEERNISNILHYRLKQMEKRKFRSITNVLYVITHVNNLSHFEPLRTQGYEIYLSKDLYPSGISSFVRYDVTELLGLVICKYARLYSGSTEPYLIRRGRIHEAEKKDGLLVDHAAVRWAGHTVKRRHRILPPRNTTSYGQLNLRTHKANYISCTICKFMHNTLRHQICVPLMSECSKLRLI from the coding sequence ATGCCCGGGACAAAAGACATTGTTGACAGAGTATGTTTTCCAAACGTTCTTCGCAACTGTTCACTGACTTCGTTGAAAAGAATCTTTGACTTTTTCGTTGTCATGGTTTTGGTTATGGTGTCACTAACTTTGATCTACAGACCCGCAAAGATATTTCGCCGTCACAGAAGAACATTGCGATACGAAGAACCTGTTGCAGATGTCGTACTGTCAAGCGATTTCTCGGAcgatggatttttttttattccattccacgagaaagaaaaatacctgTCGTATGAGCCACCAGTTGGCAGTTGGAGTAAACAGCTTCAAGCTTTTGAGAATGCCGTCATAATATCCAAAATGCTAAACAGAACTCTTCTCGCTCAGCCTTTGGCCAGTGAACTAGAAATAAAGCGACTTTCGCGAGTCGTCCAACGAACTTTTCAGCCTGACTCAAAGGTCTTTGACATTTTGGACAGAAAATTCACCGTCCCAATTTCCTCCATAGTAGATCTGAATCACCTATCCAAGCTGATCAGGGTTCGAAGTGTACCTCATCGACAGTTtgtaaacaattttgaaaacttgacaCGGTTCGATGTCTGTCATCGCGACTCAGTGGGTTTTTGGGTCGATTTTGTGCCATCTGCAACTAATAAAAACGCTTGGAAAGTACTCGAAGCGCAAAACTTTTCTCCTTTGTCATTCCCTGTTTCTGCAGTAGACCCTGCTTGTGATTATGGACTTGAGGTGAAAAGTGGTTCTTACCATCCCAAACCTGTTATAAGAGGGATCATCTCCGAGTTAAGCAGTGTTAAGGAGGATGTGTTATATTTTCGTGCAGGATCCATAGCAACCTCTGACATACGATTTCTGTCCAGGAGACGGACAGCGCTGGCACAAGAATGGACCGATAACTACATTCGTTTTACACGATATGTTCAGGAAAAGTTTCAAAGAATCATGGCAAACATAAAACAGCCGTACAATGCAATGCTGATATCAAGAAACGAAGAAAGAAATATCAGCAATATTCTTCATTACAGattaaaacaaatggaaaagaGGAAATTTCGTAGCATAACAAATGTCTTGTATGTAATTACTCATGTAAACAACCTGTCACATTTTGAACCGTTACGAACTCAGGGCTATGAGATATACTTATCTAAGGATCTATATCCTTCAGGGATTAGCTCATTTGTACGGTACGATGTGACAGAACTCCTTGGATTAGTAATTTGTAAATATGCTAGACTATACTCAGGCTCGACGGAGCCGTACCTCATTCGACGAGGTCGCATTCATGAGGCCGAAAAGAAGGATGGTCTCCTTGTTGATCACGCAGCTGTCAGGTGGGCGGGGCACACTGTCAAGAGAAGACATCGCATCTTACCGCCTCGCAACACGACAAGCTACGGGCAGCTGAATTTGAGAACTCATAAAGCAAATTACATTTCTTGTACAATTTGTAAATTTATGCATAATACGCTCAGACACCAAATTTGCGTTCCACTAATGAGTGAGTGTTCAAAGTTAAGACTTATTTAG